In one Umezawaea sp. Da 62-37 genomic region, the following are encoded:
- a CDS encoding ABC transporter permease: protein MGDLGKYLSDAGTRGAILDMLLQHVYLSLLPLVISVVLAVALGWVCHRFGWFRGPLLGAANIVYTVPSLALFAIIPALIGTQVLDINNVVIALTVYTTALLTRPVSDALDAVPVQITAAATAMGFRPLRRFLTVELPLAVPVLFAGLRVGSVSNISLVSVGALIGTGGLGVLFTDGFRSRYLAPIIVGIVLTLLLALVVDGLLVALRQWLTPWNNIRGVKS from the coding sequence GTGGGAGACCTGGGCAAGTACCTCAGCGACGCGGGCACCCGGGGGGCGATCCTCGACATGCTCCTGCAGCACGTCTACCTCTCGCTGCTGCCGCTGGTGATCTCCGTCGTGCTGGCCGTCGCGCTCGGCTGGGTGTGCCACCGCTTCGGCTGGTTCCGCGGCCCGCTGCTCGGCGCGGCGAACATCGTCTACACGGTGCCGTCGCTGGCGTTGTTCGCGATCATCCCGGCGTTGATCGGCACCCAGGTGCTCGACATCAACAACGTGGTCATCGCCCTCACCGTCTACACCACGGCGCTGCTGACCCGCCCGGTCAGCGACGCCCTCGACGCGGTGCCCGTGCAGATCACCGCGGCCGCGACCGCGATGGGTTTCCGGCCGCTGCGCCGTTTCCTGACCGTGGAACTGCCGCTCGCGGTGCCGGTGCTGTTCGCCGGGCTGCGGGTCGGGTCGGTCAGCAACATCAGCCTGGTCAGCGTCGGCGCCCTGATCGGCACCGGCGGGCTCGGCGTCCTGTTCACCGACGGCTTCCGCAGCCGCTACCTCGCGCCGATCATCGTCGGCATCGTCCTGACCCTGCTGCTCGCGCTGGTCGTGGACGGCCTGCTGGTCGCGCTGCGCCAGTGGTTGACGCCGTGGAACAACATCCGTGGGGTGAAGTCGTGA
- a CDS encoding RNA-guided endonuclease TnpB family protein gives MPKAVVKRAYRYRFHPTEGQAVELSRTFGCIRLVYNRALDIRTNAWRREQRRVGYTDTSALLTAWKQTDELGFLKEVSSVPLQQILRHQQKAFTRFFDEQANYPRFKSRKRSRASAEYTRSGFRWRDGRLTLAKMDQPLAIVWSRPLPDGAQPSTVTVSRDPAGRWHVSILVETTIDHLAPTTAEVGVDAGLTSLMTLSTGEKITNPRHEHRGRVALARAQRNLARKAKDSNNRAKARVKVARVHARIADRRRDLLHKLTTRLVRENQTIVIEDLAVRNMVRNHNLARAINDAAWSEFRSMLTYKAAWYGRTVIAVDRWYPSSKTCSHCRHLLDTLPLGVRQWTCPGCGEVHDRDVNAARNILAAGRAVTACGDGIRPNRHQSVGHLSEPPFQGGRNRNCPLRSGRESPVLDDREGRQAELPPESGCAASATSFCGRLPFFGPVG, from the coding sequence GTGCCGAAGGCGGTGGTGAAACGGGCGTACCGCTATCGCTTCCACCCCACCGAAGGGCAAGCGGTGGAGTTGTCGCGGACCTTCGGGTGTATCCGTCTGGTGTACAACCGCGCGTTGGACATCCGCACCAACGCATGGCGTCGAGAACAGCGGCGGGTCGGCTACACCGACACCTCGGCGTTGCTCACCGCGTGGAAGCAGACCGACGAACTGGGATTCCTCAAGGAAGTCTCCTCGGTGCCGTTGCAGCAAATCCTGCGACACCAGCAGAAGGCGTTCACCCGCTTCTTCGACGAACAGGCCAACTATCCGAGGTTCAAGTCCCGCAAGAGGTCGCGGGCGTCGGCGGAGTACACCCGGTCCGGATTCCGGTGGCGCGACGGCCGGCTCACGCTGGCCAAGATGGACCAACCACTGGCCATCGTGTGGTCGCGTCCGCTGCCCGACGGGGCCCAGCCCTCCACGGTGACGGTGTCCCGCGACCCGGCAGGGCGATGGCACGTGTCGATCCTGGTCGAGACCACCATCGACCACCTCGCCCCGACCACGGCGGAGGTCGGAGTCGACGCCGGACTGACCTCCCTGATGACCCTCTCCACCGGGGAAAAGATCACCAACCCGAGGCACGAGCACCGGGGACGGGTTGCGTTGGCCCGCGCGCAACGAAACCTGGCCCGCAAGGCCAAGGACTCCAACAACCGGGCTAAGGCCAGGGTGAAGGTCGCCCGCGTGCACGCCCGGATCGCCGACCGACGGCGGGACCTGCTGCACAAGCTGACCACTCGACTCGTCCGTGAGAACCAAACGATCGTGATCGAGGACCTCGCAGTCCGCAACATGGTCCGCAACCACAACCTGGCCCGAGCGATCAACGACGCGGCCTGGTCGGAATTCCGATCCATGCTCACCTACAAGGCCGCCTGGTACGGCCGCACGGTGATCGCCGTGGACCGGTGGTACCCCTCCAGCAAGACCTGCTCGCACTGCCGACACCTGCTCGACACACTGCCACTGGGCGTGCGGCAGTGGACCTGCCCCGGTTGCGGCGAAGTCCACGACCGGGACGTCAACGCCGCACGGAACATCCTGGCCGCCGGACGGGCGGTCACAGCCTGCGGAGACGGAATCAGACCAAACCGGCACCAGTCGGTGGGGCATCTGTCGGAACCTCCCTTCCAAGGGGGAAGAAACAGGAACTGCCCGCTGCGAAGCGGACGGGAATCCCCGGTCCTCGATGACCGGGAAGGACGTCAAGCCGAACTTCCTCCTGAATCAGGCTGTGCGGCGAGTGCCACCAGCTTCTGCGGGCGTTTGCCCTTCTTCGGACCGGTCGGTTGA
- a CDS encoding bis-aminopropyl spermidine synthase family protein → MGTNEPIDRVRALLAERGVHARRLRPVLTLLGRDWHTLAELVRLPAVPRRTVQELLAAAEEDLETQGDRYRIAPYRAAAYAEAFGVDAGPSDPVDALVSRHTDQLRSILADIANVPPPLAALDHVQATADTALKRALWLDSTYDLTGRKLLCLGDHDLTSLAVCAVNPDVEVTVVDLDDRLLEFIDALAAERGWNIRCLHADFRFGLPPSVLESADLVFSDPPYTPEGMGLFAGRAIDCLADPARGRVLLAYGFSDRTPALGLKVQQELQRLGLVFEAILPAFNRFDGAQAIGSAADLYVCRPTSRKGGGAQGRTGIYTHGPQSLESSGPSRDALEALSGLAPRPESSPPPKPRKPGWHEPIGKGAASLAVDLTGDPGPWLLRTLLASVPARLAALVPNNHPNVSSEKGQHELTSLVDSRFRLRFLRGTPDNKHTVVVAEQVLAGELTPGGLVVREVLLRAHGKLGNVWREALVTASKGELTKRAARERIDAAVGDHPDLDQRLIDLPRHRIAALLPLVEASIG, encoded by the coding sequence GTGGGTACCAACGAGCCGATCGACCGAGTACGAGCCCTGCTTGCCGAGCGCGGTGTGCACGCGCGCAGGCTGCGCCCCGTGCTGACGCTGCTCGGTCGCGACTGGCACACGCTGGCGGAGTTGGTGCGGCTTCCCGCAGTGCCCCGGCGCACCGTCCAGGAGCTGCTGGCGGCCGCCGAGGAGGACTTGGAGACGCAGGGCGACCGCTACCGGATCGCCCCGTACCGCGCGGCCGCGTACGCCGAGGCGTTCGGGGTGGACGCGGGCCCGTCAGACCCGGTGGACGCGCTGGTGTCGCGGCACACCGACCAGCTGCGCTCGATCCTCGCCGACATCGCCAACGTGCCGCCGCCGCTGGCCGCGCTCGACCACGTGCAGGCCACGGCCGACACCGCGTTGAAGCGGGCGCTGTGGCTCGACTCGACCTACGACCTCACCGGGCGCAAGCTGCTCTGCCTCGGCGACCACGACCTGACCTCGCTCGCCGTGTGCGCGGTCAACCCGGACGTCGAGGTGACCGTCGTCGACCTGGACGACCGGCTGCTGGAGTTCATCGACGCCCTCGCGGCCGAGCGCGGCTGGAACATCCGCTGCCTGCACGCCGACTTCCGCTTCGGCCTGCCGCCGTCGGTGCTGGAGTCCGCGGACCTCGTGTTCAGCGACCCGCCGTACACGCCGGAGGGCATGGGCCTGTTCGCCGGCCGCGCGATCGACTGCCTCGCCGACCCGGCGCGCGGGCGCGTGCTGCTGGCCTACGGCTTCAGCGACCGCACGCCCGCGCTCGGGCTGAAGGTGCAGCAGGAGTTGCAGCGGCTCGGCCTGGTGTTCGAGGCGATCCTGCCCGCGTTCAACCGGTTCGACGGGGCGCAGGCGATCGGCAGTGCCGCGGACCTGTACGTGTGCCGCCCGACGTCCCGGAAGGGCGGCGGCGCGCAGGGCAGGACGGGCATCTACACGCACGGCCCGCAGTCGTTGGAGTCGTCCGGGCCGAGCCGGGACGCGCTGGAGGCGCTGTCCGGTCTCGCCCCGCGCCCGGAGTCCTCGCCGCCGCCGAAGCCGCGCAAGCCCGGTTGGCACGAGCCGATCGGCAAGGGGGCGGCGTCGCTGGCCGTGGACCTGACCGGTGATCCCGGACCGTGGCTGCTGCGGACGCTGCTGGCGAGCGTGCCCGCGCGGCTGGCGGCGCTGGTGCCGAACAACCACCCGAACGTGTCCAGTGAGAAGGGCCAGCACGAGCTGACCTCGTTGGTGGACAGCCGGTTCCGGTTGAGGTTCCTGCGCGGGACGCCGGACAACAAGCACACGGTCGTGGTGGCCGAGCAGGTGCTCGCGGGCGAGCTGACGCCCGGCGGGCTGGTCGTGCGCGAGGTGCTGCTGCGGGCCCACGGGAAGCTCGGCAACGTGTGGCGCGAGGCGCTGGTCACCGCGTCGAAGGGCGAGCTGACCAAGCGCGCGGCCCGCGAGCGCATCGACGCCGCCGTCGGCGACCACCCGGACCTGGACCAGCGGCTGATCGACCTGCCCCGGCACCGGATCGCCGCGCTGCTGCCCCTGGTGGAGGCCTCGATCGGCTGA
- a CDS encoding ABC transporter permease, producing MFADAFAWLFDPANWSGSKGIPLRTGVHLLYCLGAVLGASAIAVPLGLFVGHTGRGGTFLVGGSNALRALPTLGLVTFLYLIAGGGTGPVLIALIVLAIPPILAGTYAGIQDVDRGVVDAAKGMGMTGGQVLWQVELPNALPLLIGGLRNATLQVVATASVAAYVGIETLGRPLLDGLRVLDYGQFVGGAVLIALLAVALDLVLAGAQKAIVPRGLRLVGQPTGPKKGKRPQKLVALAAQPDSGGSSA from the coding sequence ATCTTCGCCGACGCTTTCGCCTGGCTCTTCGACCCCGCCAACTGGAGCGGCTCCAAGGGGATCCCGCTGCGCACCGGCGTGCACCTGCTGTACTGCCTCGGCGCCGTGCTCGGCGCGAGCGCGATCGCCGTGCCGCTCGGCCTGTTCGTCGGCCACACCGGCCGCGGCGGCACGTTCCTGGTCGGCGGCAGCAACGCCCTGCGCGCACTGCCCACGCTCGGCCTGGTCACGTTCCTGTACCTGATCGCGGGCGGTGGAACAGGCCCGGTGCTGATCGCGTTGATCGTGCTGGCCATCCCGCCGATCCTGGCGGGCACCTACGCGGGCATCCAGGACGTCGACCGCGGCGTCGTGGACGCGGCCAAGGGCATGGGCATGACCGGCGGTCAGGTGCTGTGGCAGGTCGAACTGCCCAACGCCCTGCCGCTGCTCATCGGCGGGCTGCGCAACGCGACCCTCCAGGTCGTGGCGACCGCCTCGGTCGCCGCGTACGTGGGCATCGAGACCCTCGGCCGCCCGCTGCTCGACGGCCTGCGGGTGCTGGACTACGGCCAGTTCGTCGGCGGCGCGGTGCTGATCGCACTGCTCGCCGTCGCACTCGACCTGGTGCTGGCGGGCGCGCAGAAGGCCATCGTCCCCCGCGGACTGCGACTGGTCGGTCAACCGACCGGTCCGAAGAAGGGCAAACGCCCGCAGAAGCTGGTGGCACTCGCCGCACAGCCTGATTCAGGAGGAAGTTCGGCTTGA
- a CDS encoding NAD-dependent epimerase/dehydratase family protein yields MKILVVGASGLVGQHVVAVLRERGHSATTAARTARAGIDHAVDAVTATDADWRDLVAGHDGVVFAAGADDREIPRKPSYPLFHKGNVQPVVRLLGAARAAGASRAVVLGSYYTHFDRVHPEWELAVLHPYIRSRVEQARAGREAAGPNLPVAVLELPFVFGRAEGRVPNWSGGLDKWVRSRSPLAVPVGGSAVTTARRVAETAADALERASGADIPVVEENLTWTAMISRVAGAAGHPREVRKLPAGVVRAGLGMTGLVQRLTGKQSGLVPSKLADLMLRELFLDVESPRSIETAIRETFPAST; encoded by the coding sequence ATGAAGATCTTGGTGGTGGGCGCCAGCGGCCTGGTGGGACAGCACGTCGTCGCGGTGCTGCGGGAACGCGGGCACTCCGCGACGACGGCGGCCCGCACGGCGCGTGCGGGGATCGACCACGCGGTGGACGCCGTGACGGCCACCGACGCCGACTGGCGCGACCTGGTGGCCGGCCACGACGGCGTGGTGTTCGCGGCGGGGGCGGACGACCGGGAGATCCCCCGCAAACCCTCGTACCCGTTGTTCCACAAGGGGAACGTGCAACCGGTCGTCCGCCTGCTCGGCGCCGCCCGCGCCGCCGGTGCGAGCCGGGCCGTGGTGCTGGGGTCGTACTACACGCACTTCGACCGGGTGCACCCCGAGTGGGAACTGGCCGTGCTCCACCCCTACATCCGCAGCCGCGTGGAACAGGCGCGCGCCGGTCGCGAGGCCGCCGGGCCGAACCTGCCGGTGGCCGTGCTGGAGCTGCCGTTCGTGTTCGGCCGGGCGGAAGGGCGGGTGCCGAACTGGTCGGGCGGCCTGGACAAGTGGGTCCGCTCCCGCTCGCCGCTGGCCGTGCCGGTCGGCGGCAGCGCCGTGACGACCGCGCGCCGGGTGGCGGAAACGGCCGCCGACGCGCTGGAGCGGGCTTCCGGCGCCGACATCCCCGTGGTCGAGGAGAACCTGACCTGGACCGCGATGATCAGCCGCGTCGCCGGGGCGGCCGGACATCCTCGGGAGGTCCGGAAGCTGCCCGCCGGGGTGGTCCGGGCCGGCCTGGGGATGACCGGGCTGGTGCAACGGTTGACGGGGAAGCAGTCCGGGCTGGTGCCGTCGAAGCTGGCGGATCTCATGCTGCGGGAGCTGTTCCTGGACGTGGAGTCGCCGCGGTCGATCGAGACCGCGATCCGGGAGACGTTCCCGGCGTCGACCTGA
- a CDS encoding ABC transporter substrate-binding protein — protein sequence MKRSLAVVVAAAALLVSACGSAEDLSGSNQQAASGEVVVGSADFTENKILAEIYAGALKNAGAKVTVKSGIGARELVVKALQDKSLGVVPEYTGNLLNYFDKTNATTTSEDVYTALKSKTPSGLEVLAKSAAEDKDVLVVSKATADAGVKSVADLASKPDFVLGAAGEWAQRWEAKIGEVYGVKFKEIKTTDAGGPVTVDALKGGTVQVANLYTTSSDIKANDFVELEDPKNLYPAQNVVPLFRSDALDDKGKAALDKVSSALTTEKLADLVKRVDVDKETIANVAAAFLSAEKI from the coding sequence ATGAAGCGCTCCTTGGCCGTGGTCGTCGCGGCGGCCGCACTGCTGGTGTCGGCCTGTGGTTCGGCGGAAGACCTCAGCGGCAGCAACCAGCAGGCCGCGTCGGGTGAGGTCGTGGTCGGCTCGGCCGACTTCACCGAGAACAAGATCCTCGCGGAGATCTACGCGGGCGCGTTGAAGAACGCGGGCGCGAAGGTCACCGTCAAGTCCGGCATCGGCGCCCGTGAGCTCGTGGTGAAGGCGTTGCAGGACAAGTCGTTGGGCGTCGTGCCGGAGTACACCGGCAACCTGCTCAACTACTTCGACAAGACCAACGCCACCACGACGTCCGAGGACGTCTACACGGCGCTCAAGTCCAAGACCCCGTCCGGCCTGGAGGTCCTGGCGAAGTCCGCCGCGGAGGACAAGGACGTCCTCGTGGTGTCGAAGGCGACGGCGGACGCGGGCGTGAAGTCCGTGGCGGACCTCGCCTCGAAGCCGGACTTCGTGCTCGGCGCGGCGGGTGAGTGGGCGCAGCGCTGGGAGGCGAAGATCGGCGAGGTCTACGGCGTGAAGTTCAAGGAGATCAAGACCACCGACGCCGGTGGCCCGGTCACCGTGGACGCGCTGAAGGGCGGCACCGTCCAGGTCGCCAACCTCTACACGACCTCGTCCGACATCAAGGCGAACGACTTCGTCGAGCTGGAGGACCCGAAGAACCTGTACCCGGCGCAGAACGTCGTGCCGCTGTTCCGCTCGGACGCGCTGGACGACAAGGGCAAGGCGGCGCTGGACAAGGTGTCCTCCGCGCTCACCACCGAGAAGCTGGCCGACCTGGTCAAGCGGGTGGACGTCGACAAGGAGACGATCGCGAACGTCGCGGCCGCCTTCCTGTCCGCCGAGAAGATCTGA
- a CDS encoding ABC transporter ATP-binding protein, whose product MIEFRAVTKRFDDGTIAVNNLDLVVEAGTITVFVGPSGCGKTTSLRMVNRMIDPTSGTIMVDGKDILSVDPPTLRRGIGYVIQQAGLFPHRTVLDNVATVPLLSGWSRSKARGRAAELLELVGLPVELGKRYPVQLSGGQQQRVGVARALAADPPVLLMDEPFSAVDPVVREGLQDELLRLQAELDKTIVFVTHDIDEAVRIGEKVAVFREGGILAQYDKPAELLARPADDFVAHFVGKDRGYRSLSFVDASGVEVGAVPLVQVSEAVRPSDEWRLAVDDRKHPRGWLAPGTTVDGPLVEDVLKPGGSLFQVGQSIRGALDAALSSPSGLGVAVDAEGAVVGAVTATQVLAVIEGLRESRG is encoded by the coding sequence GTGATCGAGTTCCGAGCCGTGACCAAGCGGTTCGACGACGGGACGATCGCCGTGAACAACCTGGACCTCGTGGTCGAGGCGGGCACGATCACCGTCTTCGTCGGGCCGTCCGGTTGCGGGAAGACCACGTCGTTGCGGATGGTCAACCGGATGATCGACCCGACTTCGGGCACGATCATGGTGGACGGCAAGGACATCCTGTCCGTCGACCCGCCGACGCTGCGCCGCGGCATCGGGTACGTGATCCAGCAGGCCGGGCTGTTCCCGCACCGCACGGTGCTGGACAACGTCGCGACCGTGCCGCTGCTGTCGGGCTGGAGCCGGAGCAAGGCCCGCGGCCGGGCCGCCGAGCTGCTGGAACTGGTCGGACTGCCGGTGGAACTGGGCAAGCGGTACCCGGTGCAGCTCTCCGGCGGCCAGCAGCAGCGCGTCGGTGTGGCGCGGGCGCTGGCCGCCGACCCGCCGGTGCTGCTGATGGACGAGCCGTTCAGCGCGGTCGACCCGGTCGTGCGCGAAGGGCTCCAGGACGAGCTGCTGCGGCTCCAGGCGGAGCTGGACAAGACGATCGTGTTCGTCACGCACGACATCGACGAGGCCGTGCGGATCGGCGAGAAGGTCGCGGTGTTCCGCGAGGGCGGCATCCTGGCCCAGTACGACAAGCCCGCCGAACTGCTCGCCAGGCCCGCGGACGACTTCGTCGCGCACTTCGTCGGCAAGGACAGGGGCTACCGCAGCCTGTCCTTTGTGGACGCTTCCGGCGTGGAAGTCGGCGCGGTGCCGCTGGTCCAGGTCAGCGAGGCCGTGCGGCCGTCGGACGAGTGGCGGCTGGCCGTGGACGACCGCAAGCACCCGCGCGGCTGGCTCGCGCCGGGGACCACTGTGGACGGACCGCTGGTCGAGGACGTGCTCAAGCCCGGCGGCTCGCTGTTCCAGGTGGGGCAGTCGATCCGCGGCGCGCTCGACGCCGCGCTGTCCTCGCCGTCCGGGCTCGGTGTGGCCGTCGACGCCGAGGGCGCGGTCGTGGGGGCCGTGACGGCCACCCAGGTGCTCGCGGTGATCGAGGGCCTGCGCGAGAGCAGGGGCTGA
- a CDS encoding IclR family transcriptional regulator, with product MGTSSDVPALRRGLAVLQFLAGKPGPVSATAVARELGLPRSTTYHLLAELAEAGFATHFPEERRYGLGVAAFELGSAYLRHDPLERLARPLLRKLVDKVERTAHLGVLHGPEALYLVREQPRQPQSIVSDVGVRLPAHLTASGRAMLARLPAAQVRALFPSAGSFVDRTGRGPHSLPALRALLGTEKRRGWSVEDGYVTAGFASVAAPVFDHGERPIAAITVTFRHVCEAECGRRWPDLAEDIRAAADELTGRIGGRSTR from the coding sequence ATGGGCACCAGCAGTGACGTCCCCGCGCTGAGGCGCGGTCTCGCGGTGCTCCAGTTCCTGGCGGGCAAGCCCGGTCCGGTGTCGGCCACGGCCGTGGCGCGCGAACTGGGCCTGCCCCGGTCCACGACGTACCACCTGCTGGCCGAACTGGCCGAGGCCGGCTTCGCCACGCACTTCCCCGAGGAACGCCGGTACGGGCTGGGCGTCGCGGCGTTCGAGCTGGGCTCCGCCTACCTGCGGCACGACCCGCTCGAACGGCTGGCGAGGCCGTTGCTCCGCAAGCTCGTCGACAAGGTCGAGCGGACCGCCCACCTGGGCGTCCTGCACGGCCCCGAAGCCCTCTACCTGGTCCGCGAGCAGCCCCGGCAGCCTCAGTCGATCGTGTCGGACGTCGGCGTGCGGCTGCCCGCGCACCTCACCGCGTCGGGTCGGGCGATGCTGGCGCGGTTGCCCGCGGCGCAGGTGCGGGCCCTGTTCCCGTCCGCTGGGAGCTTCGTGGACCGGACGGGCCGCGGGCCGCACAGCCTGCCCGCGCTGCGAGCGCTGCTGGGGACCGAGAAGCGGCGGGGCTGGTCCGTCGAGGACGGCTACGTGACCGCGGGTTTCGCCTCGGTGGCGGCGCCGGTCTTCGACCACGGCGAACGCCCCATCGCCGCGATCACCGTGACGTTCCGGCACGTGTGCGAGGCGGAATGCGGCCGGCGGTGGCCCGATCTCGCCGAGGACATCCGGGCCGCCGCCGACGAGCTCACCGGTCGCATCGGCGGCCGGTCCACGAGATGA